In one Balaenoptera musculus isolate JJ_BM4_2016_0621 chromosome 2, mBalMus1.pri.v3, whole genome shotgun sequence genomic region, the following are encoded:
- the RCCD1 gene encoding RCC1 domain-containing protein 1 isoform X4, which produces MAEERRGAWFGFGFCGFGQALGSGRGRQVHSPEPLRAPGAGLDVCRVSASWSYTAFVTRERPPSGAIPTPALGACPAPSPASSPPPAGGGGQVELSGFAVGAVGGCRDAWASEELLVVLRAGPGPGAGTELQAWAPGSALRGEPLWAQTVPEAEREDGPGGDETQAGPLPLLPCARAYVSPRPPFYRPLAPTLRARRLELGAEHALLLDAAGQVFSWGGGRHGQLGHGTLEAEPEPRLLQALQGLTMAEVAAGGWHSLCVSEAGDIYIWGWNESGQLALPTKSVAEDGKTTSEASGLNEDGSEVKRVAGGEDGAPTPFIAVQPFPALLDLPLGSDAVKASCGSRHTAVVTRTGELYTWGWGKYGQLGHKDTTSLDRPCRVKYFVDKQLQFYLSAQILF; this is translated from the exons ATGGCCGAGGAGCGTCGCGGGGCCTGGTTCGGCTTCGGTTTCTGCGGCTTCGGGCAGGCGCTGGGCTCGGGGCGCGGGCGCCAGGTACACAGCCCCGAGCCTCTGAGGGCGCCGGGTGCGGGCCTCGATGTCTGCCGCGTGAGCGCGAGCTGGAGCTACACCGCCTTCGTGACCCGTGAGCGCCCCCCTTCCGGCGCCATCCCGACCCCAGCCCTGGGTGCGtgtcccgccccctccccagccagctcTCCGCCCCCCGCAGGTGGAGGAGGCCAGGTGGAGCTGTCTGGCTTCGCCGTCGGAGCGGTGGGCGGCTGCAGGGACGCATGGGCGTCGGAGGAGCTCCTGGTGGTGCTGCGGGCGGGGCCGGGACCCGGGGCCGGGACGGAGCTGCAGGCCTGGGCGCCCGGTTCGGCGCTGCGCGGGGAGCCCCTCTGGGCCCAGACCGTGCCGGAGGCCGAGCGGGAAGACGGACCGGGCGGCGATGAGACCCAGGCTGGGCCGCTGCCGCTGCTGCCCTGCGCTCGCGCCTACGTGAGCCCGCGGCCGCCCTTCTACCGGCCTCTGGCCCCGACACTGCGGGCGCGCCGGCTGGAGCTGGGCGCTGAGCACGCGTTGCTGCTGGACGCGGCGGGCCAGGTGTTCTCCTGGGGCGGGGGCAG GCACGGACAGCTGGGCCACGGGACTCTGGAGGCAGAGCCGGAGCCGAGGCTGCTGCAGGCGCTGCAGGGCCTAACCATGGCTGAGGTGGCCGCAGGTGGCTGGCACTCTCTGTGTGTGAGTG AGGCTGGGGATATTTATATCTGGGGCTGGAATGAATCAGGGcagctggccctgcccaccaagAGCGTGGCAGAGGATGGAAAGACAACCTCAGAAG CCTCAGGACTGAATGAAGATGGTTCTGAAGTGAAGAGAGTAGCCGGGGGTGAGGATGGAGCCCCCACCCCCTTCATAGCTGTCCAGCCCTTCCCGGCTTTATTGGACCTCCCCCTGGGCTCAGATGCAGTCAAGGCCAGCTGTGGATCCCGGCACACAGCAGTGGTGACAA GAACGGGGGAGCTCTACACCTGGGGCTGGG GTAAATATGGACAGCTTGGCCACAAAGACACGACCAGCTTGGATCGGCCCTGCCGTGTGAAGTACTTTGTAGATAAGCAACTCCAA
- the RCCD1 gene encoding RCC1 domain-containing protein 1 isoform X5 has product MAEERRGAWFGFGFCGFGQALGSGRGRQVHSPEPLRAPGAGLDVCRVSASWSYTAFVTRGGGQVELSGFAVGAVGGCRDAWASEELLVVLRAGPGPGAGTELQAWAPGSALRGEPLWAQTVPEAEREDGPGGDETQAGPLPLLPCARAYVSPRPPFYRPLAPTLRARRLELGAEHALLLDAAGQVFSWGGGRHGQLGHGTLEAEPEPRLLQALQGLTMAEVAAGGWHSLCVSEAGDIYIWGWNESGQLALPTKSVAEDGKTTSEASGLNEDGSEVKRVAGGEDGAPTPFIAVQPFPALLDLPLGSDAVKASCGSRHTAVVTRTGELYTWGWGKYGQLGHKDTTSLDRPCRVKYFVDKQLQVRTVSCGPWNTYVYAVEKEKS; this is encoded by the exons ATGGCCGAGGAGCGTCGCGGGGCCTGGTTCGGCTTCGGTTTCTGCGGCTTCGGGCAGGCGCTGGGCTCGGGGCGCGGGCGCCAGGTACACAGCCCCGAGCCTCTGAGGGCGCCGGGTGCGGGCCTCGATGTCTGCCGCGTGAGCGCGAGCTGGAGCTACACCGCCTTCGTGACCC GTGGAGGAGGCCAGGTGGAGCTGTCTGGCTTCGCCGTCGGAGCGGTGGGCGGCTGCAGGGACGCATGGGCGTCGGAGGAGCTCCTGGTGGTGCTGCGGGCGGGGCCGGGACCCGGGGCCGGGACGGAGCTGCAGGCCTGGGCGCCCGGTTCGGCGCTGCGCGGGGAGCCCCTCTGGGCCCAGACCGTGCCGGAGGCCGAGCGGGAAGACGGACCGGGCGGCGATGAGACCCAGGCTGGGCCGCTGCCGCTGCTGCCCTGCGCTCGCGCCTACGTGAGCCCGCGGCCGCCCTTCTACCGGCCTCTGGCCCCGACACTGCGGGCGCGCCGGCTGGAGCTGGGCGCTGAGCACGCGTTGCTGCTGGACGCGGCGGGCCAGGTGTTCTCCTGGGGCGGGGGCAG GCACGGACAGCTGGGCCACGGGACTCTGGAGGCAGAGCCGGAGCCGAGGCTGCTGCAGGCGCTGCAGGGCCTAACCATGGCTGAGGTGGCCGCAGGTGGCTGGCACTCTCTGTGTGTGAGTG AGGCTGGGGATATTTATATCTGGGGCTGGAATGAATCAGGGcagctggccctgcccaccaagAGCGTGGCAGAGGATGGAAAGACAACCTCAGAAG CCTCAGGACTGAATGAAGATGGTTCTGAAGTGAAGAGAGTAGCCGGGGGTGAGGATGGAGCCCCCACCCCCTTCATAGCTGTCCAGCCCTTCCCGGCTTTATTGGACCTCCCCCTGGGCTCAGATGCAGTCAAGGCCAGCTGTGGATCCCGGCACACAGCAGTGGTGACAA GAACGGGGGAGCTCTACACCTGGGGCTGGG GTAAATATGGACAGCTTGGCCACAAAGACACGACCAGCTTGGATCGGCCCTGCCGTGTGAAGTACTTTGTAGATAAGCAACTCCAAGTAAGGACCGTGAGCTGTGGGCCCTGGAACACCTACGTGTATGCTGTGGAAAAAGAGAAGAGCTGA
- the RCCD1 gene encoding RCC1 domain-containing protein 1 isoform X1, with the protein MAEERRGAWFGFGFCGFGQALGSGRGRQVHSPEPLRAPGAGLDVCRVSASWSYTAFVTRERPPSGAIPTPALGACPAPSPASSPPPAGGGGQVELSGFAVGAVGGCRDAWASEELLVVLRAGPGPGAGTELQAWAPGSALRGEPLWAQTVPEAEREDGPGGDETQAGPLPLLPCARAYVSPRPPFYRPLAPTLRARRLELGAEHALLLDAAGQVFSWGGGRHGQLGHGTLEAEPEPRLLQALQGLTMAEVAAGGWHSLCVSEAGDIYIWGWNESGQLALPTKSVAEDGKTTSEASGLNEDGSEVKRVAGGEDGAPTPFIAVQPFPALLDLPLGSDAVKASCGSRHTAVVTRTGELYTWGWGKYGQLGHKDTTSLDRPCRVKYFVDKQLQLHLRPAVPSSPLPARLSFSLQGMRPSQISSLSTLTLAFI; encoded by the exons ATGGCCGAGGAGCGTCGCGGGGCCTGGTTCGGCTTCGGTTTCTGCGGCTTCGGGCAGGCGCTGGGCTCGGGGCGCGGGCGCCAGGTACACAGCCCCGAGCCTCTGAGGGCGCCGGGTGCGGGCCTCGATGTCTGCCGCGTGAGCGCGAGCTGGAGCTACACCGCCTTCGTGACCCGTGAGCGCCCCCCTTCCGGCGCCATCCCGACCCCAGCCCTGGGTGCGtgtcccgccccctccccagccagctcTCCGCCCCCCGCAGGTGGAGGAGGCCAGGTGGAGCTGTCTGGCTTCGCCGTCGGAGCGGTGGGCGGCTGCAGGGACGCATGGGCGTCGGAGGAGCTCCTGGTGGTGCTGCGGGCGGGGCCGGGACCCGGGGCCGGGACGGAGCTGCAGGCCTGGGCGCCCGGTTCGGCGCTGCGCGGGGAGCCCCTCTGGGCCCAGACCGTGCCGGAGGCCGAGCGGGAAGACGGACCGGGCGGCGATGAGACCCAGGCTGGGCCGCTGCCGCTGCTGCCCTGCGCTCGCGCCTACGTGAGCCCGCGGCCGCCCTTCTACCGGCCTCTGGCCCCGACACTGCGGGCGCGCCGGCTGGAGCTGGGCGCTGAGCACGCGTTGCTGCTGGACGCGGCGGGCCAGGTGTTCTCCTGGGGCGGGGGCAG GCACGGACAGCTGGGCCACGGGACTCTGGAGGCAGAGCCGGAGCCGAGGCTGCTGCAGGCGCTGCAGGGCCTAACCATGGCTGAGGTGGCCGCAGGTGGCTGGCACTCTCTGTGTGTGAGTG AGGCTGGGGATATTTATATCTGGGGCTGGAATGAATCAGGGcagctggccctgcccaccaagAGCGTGGCAGAGGATGGAAAGACAACCTCAGAAG CCTCAGGACTGAATGAAGATGGTTCTGAAGTGAAGAGAGTAGCCGGGGGTGAGGATGGAGCCCCCACCCCCTTCATAGCTGTCCAGCCCTTCCCGGCTTTATTGGACCTCCCCCTGGGCTCAGATGCAGTCAAGGCCAGCTGTGGATCCCGGCACACAGCAGTGGTGACAA GAACGGGGGAGCTCTACACCTGGGGCTGGG GTAAATATGGACAGCTTGGCCACAAAGACACGACCAGCTTGGATCGGCCCTGCCGTGTGAAGTACTTTGTAGATAAGCAACTCCAA CTCCATCTTAGGCCTGCAGTCccatcctctccccttcctgcaaGACTGAGCTTCAGCTTACAAGGAATGAGGCCAAGCCAGATAAGTTCCCTATCAACTTTGACCCTTGCCTTCATCTGA
- the RCCD1 gene encoding RCC1 domain-containing protein 1 isoform X2 has translation MAEERRGAWFGFGFCGFGQALGSGRGRQVHSPEPLRAPGAGLDVCRVSASWSYTAFVTRERPPSGAIPTPALGACPAPSPASSPPPAGGGGQVELSGFAVGAVGGCRDAWASEELLVVLRAGPGPGAGTELQAWAPGSALRGEPLWAQTVPEAEREDGPGGDETQAGPLPLLPCARAYVSPRPPFYRPLAPTLRARRLELGAEHALLLDAAGQVFSWGGGRHGQLGHGTLEAEPEPRLLQALQGLTMAEVAAGGWHSLCVSEAGDIYIWGWNESGQLALPTKSVAEDGKTTSEASGLNEDGSEVKRVAGGEDGAPTPFIAVQPFPALLDLPLGSDAVKASCGSRHTAVVTRTGELYTWGWAAARKASGYSKDSSTEKTGPLASHRDTSAPTWRRSTFTRL, from the exons ATGGCCGAGGAGCGTCGCGGGGCCTGGTTCGGCTTCGGTTTCTGCGGCTTCGGGCAGGCGCTGGGCTCGGGGCGCGGGCGCCAGGTACACAGCCCCGAGCCTCTGAGGGCGCCGGGTGCGGGCCTCGATGTCTGCCGCGTGAGCGCGAGCTGGAGCTACACCGCCTTCGTGACCCGTGAGCGCCCCCCTTCCGGCGCCATCCCGACCCCAGCCCTGGGTGCGtgtcccgccccctccccagccagctcTCCGCCCCCCGCAGGTGGAGGAGGCCAGGTGGAGCTGTCTGGCTTCGCCGTCGGAGCGGTGGGCGGCTGCAGGGACGCATGGGCGTCGGAGGAGCTCCTGGTGGTGCTGCGGGCGGGGCCGGGACCCGGGGCCGGGACGGAGCTGCAGGCCTGGGCGCCCGGTTCGGCGCTGCGCGGGGAGCCCCTCTGGGCCCAGACCGTGCCGGAGGCCGAGCGGGAAGACGGACCGGGCGGCGATGAGACCCAGGCTGGGCCGCTGCCGCTGCTGCCCTGCGCTCGCGCCTACGTGAGCCCGCGGCCGCCCTTCTACCGGCCTCTGGCCCCGACACTGCGGGCGCGCCGGCTGGAGCTGGGCGCTGAGCACGCGTTGCTGCTGGACGCGGCGGGCCAGGTGTTCTCCTGGGGCGGGGGCAG GCACGGACAGCTGGGCCACGGGACTCTGGAGGCAGAGCCGGAGCCGAGGCTGCTGCAGGCGCTGCAGGGCCTAACCATGGCTGAGGTGGCCGCAGGTGGCTGGCACTCTCTGTGTGTGAGTG AGGCTGGGGATATTTATATCTGGGGCTGGAATGAATCAGGGcagctggccctgcccaccaagAGCGTGGCAGAGGATGGAAAGACAACCTCAGAAG CCTCAGGACTGAATGAAGATGGTTCTGAAGTGAAGAGAGTAGCCGGGGGTGAGGATGGAGCCCCCACCCCCTTCATAGCTGTCCAGCCCTTCCCGGCTTTATTGGACCTCCCCCTGGGCTCAGATGCAGTCAAGGCCAGCTGTGGATCCCGGCACACAGCAGTGGTGACAA GAACGGGGGAGCTCTACACCTGGGGCTGGG
- the RCCD1 gene encoding RCC1 domain-containing protein 1 isoform X3, whose protein sequence is MAEERRGAWFGFGFCGFGQALGSGRGRQVHSPEPLRAPGAGLDVCRVSASWSYTAFVTRGGGQVELSGFAVGAVGGCRDAWASEELLVVLRAGPGPGAGTELQAWAPGSALRGEPLWAQTVPEAEREDGPGGDETQAGPLPLLPCARAYVSPRPPFYRPLAPTLRARRLELGAEHALLLDAAGQVFSWGGGRHGQLGHGTLEAEPEPRLLQALQGLTMAEVAAGGWHSLCVSEAGDIYIWGWNESGQLALPTKSVAEDGKTTSEASGLNEDGSEVKRVAGGEDGAPTPFIAVQPFPALLDLPLGSDAVKASCGSRHTAVVTRTGELYTWGWGKYGQLGHKDTTSLDRPCRVKYFVDKQLQLHLRPAVPSSPLPARLSFSLQGMRPSQISSLSTLTLAFI, encoded by the exons ATGGCCGAGGAGCGTCGCGGGGCCTGGTTCGGCTTCGGTTTCTGCGGCTTCGGGCAGGCGCTGGGCTCGGGGCGCGGGCGCCAGGTACACAGCCCCGAGCCTCTGAGGGCGCCGGGTGCGGGCCTCGATGTCTGCCGCGTGAGCGCGAGCTGGAGCTACACCGCCTTCGTGACCC GTGGAGGAGGCCAGGTGGAGCTGTCTGGCTTCGCCGTCGGAGCGGTGGGCGGCTGCAGGGACGCATGGGCGTCGGAGGAGCTCCTGGTGGTGCTGCGGGCGGGGCCGGGACCCGGGGCCGGGACGGAGCTGCAGGCCTGGGCGCCCGGTTCGGCGCTGCGCGGGGAGCCCCTCTGGGCCCAGACCGTGCCGGAGGCCGAGCGGGAAGACGGACCGGGCGGCGATGAGACCCAGGCTGGGCCGCTGCCGCTGCTGCCCTGCGCTCGCGCCTACGTGAGCCCGCGGCCGCCCTTCTACCGGCCTCTGGCCCCGACACTGCGGGCGCGCCGGCTGGAGCTGGGCGCTGAGCACGCGTTGCTGCTGGACGCGGCGGGCCAGGTGTTCTCCTGGGGCGGGGGCAG GCACGGACAGCTGGGCCACGGGACTCTGGAGGCAGAGCCGGAGCCGAGGCTGCTGCAGGCGCTGCAGGGCCTAACCATGGCTGAGGTGGCCGCAGGTGGCTGGCACTCTCTGTGTGTGAGTG AGGCTGGGGATATTTATATCTGGGGCTGGAATGAATCAGGGcagctggccctgcccaccaagAGCGTGGCAGAGGATGGAAAGACAACCTCAGAAG CCTCAGGACTGAATGAAGATGGTTCTGAAGTGAAGAGAGTAGCCGGGGGTGAGGATGGAGCCCCCACCCCCTTCATAGCTGTCCAGCCCTTCCCGGCTTTATTGGACCTCCCCCTGGGCTCAGATGCAGTCAAGGCCAGCTGTGGATCCCGGCACACAGCAGTGGTGACAA GAACGGGGGAGCTCTACACCTGGGGCTGGG GTAAATATGGACAGCTTGGCCACAAAGACACGACCAGCTTGGATCGGCCCTGCCGTGTGAAGTACTTTGTAGATAAGCAACTCCAA CTCCATCTTAGGCCTGCAGTCccatcctctccccttcctgcaaGACTGAGCTTCAGCTTACAAGGAATGAGGCCAAGCCAGATAAGTTCCCTATCAACTTTGACCCTTGCCTTCATCTGA
- the RCCD1 gene encoding RCC1 domain-containing protein 1 isoform X6, translating to MAEERRGAWFGFGFCGFGQALGSGRGRQVHSPEPLRAPGAGLDVCRVSASWSYTAFVTRERPPSGAIPTPALGACPAPSPASSPPPAGGGGQVELSGFAVGAVGGCRDAWASEELLVVLRAGPGPGAGTELQAWAPGSALRGEPLWAQTVPEAEREDGPGGDETQAGPLPLLPCARAYVSPRPPFYRPLAPTLRARRLELGAEHALLLDAAGQVFSWGGGRHGQLGHGTLEAEPEPRLLQALQGLTMAEVAAGGWHSLCVSEAGDIYIWGWNESGQLALPTKSVAEDGKTTSEGTGELYTWGWGKYGQLGHKDTTSLDRPCRVKYFVDKQLQLHLRPAVPSSPLPARLSFSLQGMRPSQISSLSTLTLAFI from the exons ATGGCCGAGGAGCGTCGCGGGGCCTGGTTCGGCTTCGGTTTCTGCGGCTTCGGGCAGGCGCTGGGCTCGGGGCGCGGGCGCCAGGTACACAGCCCCGAGCCTCTGAGGGCGCCGGGTGCGGGCCTCGATGTCTGCCGCGTGAGCGCGAGCTGGAGCTACACCGCCTTCGTGACCCGTGAGCGCCCCCCTTCCGGCGCCATCCCGACCCCAGCCCTGGGTGCGtgtcccgccccctccccagccagctcTCCGCCCCCCGCAGGTGGAGGAGGCCAGGTGGAGCTGTCTGGCTTCGCCGTCGGAGCGGTGGGCGGCTGCAGGGACGCATGGGCGTCGGAGGAGCTCCTGGTGGTGCTGCGGGCGGGGCCGGGACCCGGGGCCGGGACGGAGCTGCAGGCCTGGGCGCCCGGTTCGGCGCTGCGCGGGGAGCCCCTCTGGGCCCAGACCGTGCCGGAGGCCGAGCGGGAAGACGGACCGGGCGGCGATGAGACCCAGGCTGGGCCGCTGCCGCTGCTGCCCTGCGCTCGCGCCTACGTGAGCCCGCGGCCGCCCTTCTACCGGCCTCTGGCCCCGACACTGCGGGCGCGCCGGCTGGAGCTGGGCGCTGAGCACGCGTTGCTGCTGGACGCGGCGGGCCAGGTGTTCTCCTGGGGCGGGGGCAG GCACGGACAGCTGGGCCACGGGACTCTGGAGGCAGAGCCGGAGCCGAGGCTGCTGCAGGCGCTGCAGGGCCTAACCATGGCTGAGGTGGCCGCAGGTGGCTGGCACTCTCTGTGTGTGAGTG AGGCTGGGGATATTTATATCTGGGGCTGGAATGAATCAGGGcagctggccctgcccaccaagAGCGTGGCAGAGGATGGAAAGACAACCTCAGAAG GAACGGGGGAGCTCTACACCTGGGGCTGGG GTAAATATGGACAGCTTGGCCACAAAGACACGACCAGCTTGGATCGGCCCTGCCGTGTGAAGTACTTTGTAGATAAGCAACTCCAA CTCCATCTTAGGCCTGCAGTCccatcctctccccttcctgcaaGACTGAGCTTCAGCTTACAAGGAATGAGGCCAAGCCAGATAAGTTCCCTATCAACTTTGACCCTTGCCTTCATCTGA